Proteins encoded in a region of the Poecilia reticulata strain Guanapo linkage group LG14, Guppy_female_1.0+MT, whole genome shotgun sequence genome:
- the LOC103475780 gene encoding guanine nucleotide-binding protein G(I)/G(S)/G(T) subunit beta-1-like, whose protein sequence is SGNYVACGGLDNICSIYCLKTREGNVRVSRELPGHTGYLSCCRFIDDNQIITSSGDTTCALWDIETSQQTTVFSGHTGDVMSLSLSPDLRTFVSGACDASAKLWDIRDSMCRQTFTGHESDINASCFFPNGSAFATGSDDATCRLFDLRADQELSIYCHDNIICGITSVAFSRSGRLLLAGYDDFNCNIWDAMKGDRAGGPQIRLAVSATQRNADVAA, encoded by the exons TCTGGGAACTACGTGGCCTGCGGAGGCCTGGACAACATCTGCTCCATCTACTGCTTAAAAACACGCGAAGGCAACGTGAGGGTCAGCAGAGAGCTACCTGGACACACAG GTTACCTTTCGTGTTGCCGTTTTATTGATGACAATCAAATCATCACGAGTTCAGGAGACACCACCTG CGCGCTGTGGGACATCGAGACGAGTCAGCAGACCACGGTATTCTCGGGCCACACCGGTGACGTCATGAGTCTGTCCCTGTCGCCCGACCTCCGCACCTTCGTCTCAGGAGCCTGCGACGCTTCGGCCAAACTGTGGGACATCAGGGACAGCATGTGCCGACAGACCTTTACGGGGCACGAGTCGGACATCAACGCCAGCTGT TTCTTCCCCAACGGAAGCGCCTTCGCCACAGGCTCCGACGACGCCACCTGCAGGCTGTTTGACCTGCGTGCCGATCAGGAGCTCAGCATCTACTGCCACGACAACATCATCTGTGGAATCACCTCCGTGGCTTTCTCTCGCTCCGGCCGTCTGCTGCTGGCCGGCTACGACGACTTCAACTGCAACATTTGGGACGCCATGAAGGGAGACAGAGCAGGTGGGCCACAAATYAGATTAGCTGTTAGTGCGACACAGCGCAATGCTGATGTAGCAGCTTAA
- the slc12a9 gene encoding solute carrier family 12 member 9, with the protein MKLSAMPNERSPLITSGVCGLTLTAATCGVASDSPQDTSSGKAAQDPRRLNTFFGVMVPTILSMFSIILFLRTGFVVGHAGLLQGLLMVVVAYTIISLTVLSICAISTNGAIQGGGAYYMISRSLGPEFGGSIGLMFFLAKVFACGEYVLGLVEAVLDVFGADPESHVSGGLRVLPQGYWYTVLYSSVVLLLCLLVCLVGAHIYSRTAFAILLVVTVSLLSVFISSVAVKPRDFVITHVGPGNQTIRYNASYTGFSAATLRNNLGSGYSLDYSTNSVMSFATVFAVMFTSCTGIMAGANMSGELKTPSISIPKGTIIAVFYTFTVYVLLFILVSATCXRTLLIQDYGFLQRINIWXPFVTIGIYCASLSAAMCAMIGASRILHALALDHLFGLPLAPATVTSNSGNPWVAVLYTWGLAQCVVFAGQLNAVASLVTVFYLLAYAAVDLACLALEWASAPNFRPTFQLFSWHTCLLGILSCLVMMFVINPVYSSGSIVLLLLLLLFLHYRSPTSSWGYISQALIFHQVRKYLLMLDVRKDHVKFWRPQVLLMVSNPRSSXQLILFVNQLKKGGLYVLGHVQLGDLDSLPSDPVQTQYNFWLSLVDKLGVKAFVDLTLSPSVRQGTQHLLRITGLGGMKPNTLILGFYDSCTPDDFFLQDSAFCHSSVGEGSEEEYNFGVDLPSLQAHFPPVRHVESPRWLSPDEYVGIISDAIKMKKNVCLGRYFFQLQGEGKDSKVDGSERTIDVWPLNLLQPGNQDYQDVCSLFLLQMACVLNMSSKWRHARMRIFLNVETGSSDQGWVVNEESFRELLRKLRIRASIKIVPWDSVVQHYALPEGERCEEPTPGLSDDFLSAVNRMLMEHSSQAAVRFLYLPRPPAARNQSQHYLSQLEAVTRGLGPTLLIHGVTPVTYTDL; encoded by the exons ATGAAGCTGAGCG CCATGCCAAACGAACGCTCCCCTCTCATCACCTCGGGGGTCTGTGGGCTAACCCTGACCGCAGCGACATGCGGCGTGGCGTCGGACTCCCCCCAGGACACCAGCTCCGGGAAAGCAGCTCAGGACCCGCGCAGACTGAACACCTTCTTTGGCGTGATGGTGCCGACCATCCTCTCCATGTTCAGCATCATATTGTTTCTGAGGACAG GGTTTGTGGTGGGTCACGCGGGGTTGCTGCAGGGTCTTTTAATGGTGGTCGTCGCCTACACCATCATATCTCTCACAGTACTGTCAATCTGTGCCATTTCCACTAACGGAGCCATTCAGGGCGGTGGAGCGTATT acatGATCAGCCGCTCTTTGGGACCAGAGTTTGGCGGAAGCATCGGTTTGATGTTCTTTCTTGCCAAAGTGTTTGCGTGCGGYGAGTACGTCCTGGGTCTCGTGGAGGCCGTCCTAGATGTTTTCGGAGCAGATCCTG AGTCGCATGTATCCGGAGGGCTGCGGGTTCTCCCTCAGGGCTACTGGTACACAGTTCTGTACTCCTCTGTGGTGCTCCTGCTCTGTCTCCTCGTGTGCCTGGTGGGCGCCCACATTTACTCCCGCACGGCCTTCGCCATCCTGCTGGTGGTCACCGTGTCGCTGCTGTCCGTCTTCATCAGCTCTGTGGCAGTCAAGCCGAGAGACTTTGTCATCACCCACGTGGGCCCYGGCAACCAGACGATCCGCTACAATGCCAGCTACACGGGTTTCAGCGCCGCCACCCTGAGGAACAATCTAGGCT CCGGTTACTCTTTGGACTACAGCACCAACTCCGTCATGTCGTTTGCCACCGTGTTTGCTGTCATGTTCACCAGCTGCACTGGGATCATGGCTGGAGCCAACATGTCAG GTGAGCTGAAGACTCCGAGTATTTCCATCCCTAAAGGCACCATCATCGCCGTCTTCTACACCTTCACCGTCTAcgtcctcctcttcatcttggTCAGCGCCACATGCSACAG GACCCTCTTGATTCAAGACTACGGCTTCCTGCARCGAATTAACATCTGGYCGCCATTTGTCACGATTGGGATTTACTGCGCCTCTCTGTCAGCTGCAATGTGCGCCATGATCGGAGCGTCCCGCATTCTCCACGCTCTTGCTCTGGATCATCTCTTTG gGTTGCCGCTGGCCCCGGCAACGGTCACATCTAACTCTGGGAACCCGTGGGTGGCGGTGCTGTACACCTGGGGCCTGGCACAG tgtGTGGTGTTTGCAGGGCAGCTGAATGCTGTGGCGAGTCTCGTGACGGTCTTCTACCTACTTGCTTACGCCGCTGTAGATCTGGCCTGTCTGGCTCTGGAGTGGGCATCTGCACCAAACTtcag ACCAACCTTTCAGCTCTTCTCGTGGCACACCTGCCTGCTGGGGATCCTCAGCTGTTTGGTCATGATGTTTGTCATCAAYCCTGTGTATTCGTCKGGCAGCATCGtcctgctgctactgctgctgcttttcctccACTACAGGTCACCCACAAGCAGCTGGGGCTACATCAGCCAGGCTCTCATTTTTCACCAG gtgcgGAAGTATCTGTTGATGCTGGATGTGAGGAAAGACCATGTGAAGTTCTGGAGGCCCCAAGTCCTGCTGATGGTGTCCAACCCGCGCTCCTCCTSCCAGCTCATTCTGTTTGTGAACCAGCTGAAGAAGGGCGGACTGTACGTGTTGGGTCATGTGCAGCTGGGAGATCTGG ACTCCCTGCCATCGGACCCAGTCCAGACCCAGTACAACTTCTGGCTGAGTCTGGTTGATAAATTAGGTGTGAAGGCCTTTGTAGACCTCACTCTGTCTCCTTCAGTCAGACAGGGAACACAGCATCTGCTGCGCATCACAGGACTTG GTGGCATGAAGCCCAACACCCTGATTCTGGGTTTCTACGACAGCTGCACTCCGGACGATTTCTTCCTGCAGGACTCTGCCTTCTGCCATTCATCTGTGGGAGAAGGCAGTGAGGAGGAATATAATTTTGGGGTGGACCTGCCTTCGCTGCAAGCCCACTTCCCTCCCGTCCGACACGTCGAGAGCCCCCGGTGGCTGTCGCCGGACGAGTACGTCGGCATTATTTCCGACGccattaaaatgaagaaaaacgtGTGCCTCGGCAGATACTTCTTCCAGCTGCAGGGAGAAGGCAAAGATAGCAAAGTGGACGGGTCGGAGCGGACGATAGACGTGTGGCCTCTCAACCTGCTCCAGCCGGGCAACCAGGACTACCAGGACGTGTGCAGTCTGTTCCTGCTGCAGATGGCCTGCGTGCTCAACATGTCAAGCAAGTGGCGTCACGCAAGAATGAGGATCTTCTTGAATGTGGAGACGGGCTCCTCTGACCAGGGCTGGGTGGTCAATGAAGAGTCGTTTCGGGAGCTGCTGAGGAAGCTGAGAATCAGGGCGTCCATCAAGATTGTGCCGTGGGACTCCGTGGTGCAGCACTATGCTCTGCCGGAGGGGGAGCGCTGCGAAGAGCCAACGCCAGGTTTATCCGACGACTTCCTGTCTGCAGTGAACCGCATGTTGATGGAGCACAGCTCTCAGGCTGCCGTGCGCTTCCTGTATTTGCCTCGGCCCCCTGCTGCTCGAAACCAGTCACAGCACTACTTGTCTCAGCTGGAAGCAGTGACCAGAGGTTTAGGACCTACGCTGTTGATTCATGGGGTCACCCCGGTCACGTACACTGATCTCTGA
- the LOC103475782 gene encoding very-long-chain 3-oxoacyl-CoA reductase-like isoform X1: MRKKQPKITVILLHFTQEKAVSKLFHIQLKMLLGLEFSRKTLLTDVLAVFGLFILALSLLKLTWKCCRGFRQYVLSSLCKANLQAYGQWAVVTGATSGIGKAYAIELARRGLDVVLIGRSVERLHKVAKEIKHRYGRKTHTIRVDFTEGGSIYPTIAHELHDMQIGILVNNVGIICNDHFAYFLETPDPGKKITEIINCNVLAGPQMTSLILPRMVLRGRGLIINISSEMGLRPHPLVALYSASKTFVIHFSQSLHAEYKSVGITVQCVTPFMVSTNMTNNLKVNLFVKSAPGFVYDALNTVGHSTFTSGCLSHALQSVAFSILVPDWLRMSTFFIRWLRKSGNIEGCRKDVPREEKQGKT; encoded by the exons gAGAAAGCTGTTTCTAAACTCTTCCACATTCAGCTGAAAATGCTGCTTGGTCTGGAGTTCTCCCGTAAGACATTGTTGACTGATGTTCTGGCGGTCTTTGGATTATTCATTTTGGCTCTCAGCCTGCTGAAACTCACCTGGAAATGTTGCCGTGGATTCAGACAGTATGTCTTGTCATCACTTTGTAAGGCGAACCTGCAGGCGTACGGACAATGGGCAG TTGTAACTGGTGCCACATCTGGCATTGGTAAAGCTTATGCTATTGAG TTGGCACGTCGGGGTCTGGATGTTGTTTTAATAGGAAGGTCTGTGGAGAGGCTTCACAAGGTTGCCAAAGAAATCA AACACAGGTACGGACGAAAGACTCACACCATCAGAGTGGACTTCACAGAGGGTGGCAGCATCTACCCAACCATAGCTCATGAGCTCCATGACATGCAGATTGGAATTCTGG TTAACAACGTTGGAATAATCTGCAATGATCACTTTGCCTATTTTCTGGAAACACCAGATCCCGGAAAG aaaatCACTGAGATCATCAATTGCAATGTACTTGCTGGACCCCAG ATGACCAGTCTGATTCTTCCTCGCATGGTGCTCAG AGGCAGAGGATTAATCATCAACATCTCCTCTGAAATGGGTCTCCGTCCACATCCACTGGTGGCTCTTTATTCGGCCAGCAAG ACTTTTGTGATACATTTCTCCCAGTCTTTACATGCTGAGTACAAGTCAGTGGGGATCACAGTTCAG TGTGTGACCCCATTCATGGTGTCCACCAACATGACAAACAACCTAAAAGTCAACTTGTTTGTGAAGAGTGCTCCAGGGTTCGTCTATGATGCTTTGAACACTGTGGGCCACTCCACCTTCACCAGCGGCTGTCTGTCTCATGCACTGCAG AGCGTGGCTTTCTCCATTCTTGTGCCGGACTGGCTGCGGATGTCGACATTTTTCATCCGGTGGCTGAGAAAAAGTGGGAATATAGAAGGCTGCCGGAAAGATGTGCCTCGGGAAGAGAAACAGGGAAAAACATAA
- the LOC103475782 gene encoding very-long-chain 3-oxoacyl-CoA reductase-like (The RefSeq protein has 1 substitution compared to this genomic sequence): MRKKQPKITVILLHFTQEKAVSKLFHIQLKMLLGLEFSRKTLLTDVLAVFGLFILALSLLKLTWKCCRGFRQYVLSSLRKANLQAYGQWAVVTGATSGIGKAYAIELARRGLDVVLIGRSVERLHKVAKEIKHRYGRKTHTIRVDFTEGGSIYPTIAHELHDMQIGILVNNVGIICNDHFAYFLETPDPGKKITEIINCNVLAGPQMTSLILPRMVLRGRGLIINISSEMGLRPHPLVALYSASKTFVIHFSQSLHAEYKSVGITVQCVTPFMVSTNMTNNLKVNLFVKSAPGFVYDALNTVGHSTFTSGCLSHALQSVAFSILVPDWLRMSTFFIRWLRKSGNIEGCRKDVPREEKQGKT; the protein is encoded by the exons gAGAAAGCTGTTTCTAAACTCTTCCACATTCAGCTGAAAATGCTGCTTGGTCTGGAGTTCTCCCGTAAGACATTGTTGACTGATGTTCTGGCGGTCTTTGGATTATTCATTTTGGCTCTCAGCCTGCTGAAACTCACCTGGAAATGTTGCCGTGGATTCAGACAGTATGTCTTGTCATCACTTTGTAAGGCGAACCTGCAGGCGTACGGACAATGGGCAG TTGTAACTGGTGCCACATCTGGCATTGGTAAAGCTTATGCTATTGAG TTGGCACGTCGGGGTCTGGATGTTGTTTTAATAGGAAGGTCTGTGGAGAGGCTTCACAAGGTTGCCAAAGAAATCA AACACAGGTACGGACGAAAGACTCACACCATCAGAGTGGACTTCACAGAGGGTGGCAGCATCTACCCAACCATAGCTCATGAGCTCCATGACATGCAGATTGGAATTCTGG TTAACAACGTTGGAATAATCTGCAATGATCACTTTGCCTATTTTCTGGAAACACCAGATCCCGGAAAG aaaatCACTGAGATCATCAATTGCAATGTACTTGCTGGACCCCAG ATGACCAGTCTGATTCTTCCTCGCATGGTGCTCAG AGGCAGAGGATTAATCATCAACATCTCCTCTGAAATGGGTCTCCGTCCACATCCACTGGTGGCTCTTTATTCGGCCAGCAAG ACTTTTGTGATACATTTCTCCCAGTCTTTACATGCTGAGTACAAGTCAGTGGGGATCACAGTTCAG TGTGTGACCCCATTCATGGTGTCCACCAACATGACAAACAACCTAAAAGTCAACTTGTTTGTGAAGAGTGCTCCAGGGTTCGTCTATGATGCTTTGAACACTGTGGGCCACTCCACCTTCACCAGCGGCTGTCTGTCTCATGCACTGCAG AGCGTGGCTTTCTCCATTCTTGTGCCGGACTGGCTGCGGATGTCGACATTTTTCATCCGGTGGCTGAGAAAAAGTGGGAATATAGAAGGCTGCCGGAAAGATGTGCCTCGGGAAGAGAAACAGGGAAAAACATAA